In a genomic window of Zingiber officinale cultivar Zhangliang chromosome 9B, Zo_v1.1, whole genome shotgun sequence:
- the LOC122022314 gene encoding transcription factor MYB4-like: MVRAPSCEKEGLNRSQWMPEEDKILMDYIKKHGHGNWRALPKQAGLLRCGNSCRLRWVNYPRPVIKRGNFTKEEEDTIIQLHQSLGNR, encoded by the exons ATGGTGAGAGCTCCTTCCTGTGAGAAGGAGGGCCTCAACAGGAGCCAATGGATGCCTGAGGAAGACAAGATTTTGATGGATTACATAAAGAAACATGGACATGGCAACTGGAGAGCTCTTCCTAAACAAGCTG GACTTTTGAGGTGTGGAAATAGCTGCAGACTCAGGTGGGTGAACTACCCGCGGCCGGTTATCAAACGAGggaacttcaccaaggaggaagaagacacaATCATCCAATTGCACCAGTCGCTTGGAAACAGGTAG
- the LOC122024953 gene encoding uncharacterized protein LOC122024953 isoform X1, translating to MPKFSISSSLLNSVTAAARNPSSSSMSPAACSNDPQDENDVGCYKGRFCRKRMVILVDTILPKIESNKFPEIADPTCADNMCSNSRIEPKLEERSLKVIVLKATGQAIKKVVAAIGIIKEKKKGKEGK from the exons ATGCCAAaattctctatctcctcttctcttctcaacTCGGTGACGGCAGCAGCGCGCAATCCCTCTTCTTCGTCGATGTCTCCGGCAG CTTGTAGCAATGATCCTCAAGATGAGAATGACGTAGGGTGCTATAAGGGGAGGTTTTGCAGAAAAAGAATGGTTATTCTTGTTG ATACAATCTTGCCTAAGATTGAAAGTAACAAGTTTCCTGAGATTGCGGATCCAACATGTGCAGACAACATGTGCAGCAATAGCAGAATAGAGCCTAAACTAGAG GAAAGAAGTTTGAAGGTGATTGTGTTGAAGGCAACCGGACAAGCAATCAAAAAAGTTGTAGCTGCTATTGGAATTATCAAG gaaaagaagaaaggaaaagaaggcaAATGA
- the LOC122025314 gene encoding long chain base biosynthesis protein 1a-like isoform X2, with amino-acid sequence MASAVVNIATAALDWVAVAFDAPFAGAVVFGVHINGHLVAEVLLIAVILFQLTRKSYKPPKKPLTEKEIDDLCEEWVPEPLHPPITKEMKVEPPTIESAAGPHTIIEGKEVVNFASANYLGLIGNENIIDSCVASLEKYGVGSCSSRVFYGTTNDHIDCETRIAKFMSTPDSILYSYGISAIFSVIPAFCKKGDIIVADEGVHWGVQNGLHLSRSSVVYFKHNDMASLESTLEKLTNKQAEKVRRYIVVEALYQNSGQIAPLNSIVRLKEKYHFRVILEESHSFGVLGNTGRGLTEHYGIPIEKIDIITAGMGNALATDGGFCTGSARVVDHQRLNGSGYVFSASLPPYLANAAIAAVNYLEDNPSVLTVLRRNISLVWEVNCICLLDITCVHVFIIFRGSLF; translated from the exons ATGGCTTCGGCTGTTGTGAATATTGCCACTGCAGCTCTTGATTGGGTAGCTGTGGCTTTCGATGCTCCGTTTGCTGGGGCAGTGGTCTTTGGGGTTCATAtaaatg GACATCTTGTTGCTGAAGTGCTCCTCATCGCTGTCATACTGTTCCAACTCACAAGAAAGAGTTATAAGCCTCCGAAGAAACCACTTACTGAAAAG GAAATAGACGATCTTTGTGAAGAATGGGTCCCCGAACCTCTTCATCCACCTATCACCAAGGAAATGAAAGTTGAGCCTCCGACTATAGAAAG CGCTGCAGGACCACATACAATAATTGAAGGAAAGGAAGTTGTGAACTTTGCCTCGGCTAATTATCTAGGATTAATAGGCAATGAAAACATTATT GATTCATGTGTTGCTTCCTTAGAGAAATATGGTGTCGGTTCTTGTAGTTCTCGTGTCTTCTACGGAACAACTA ATGACCACATTGATTGTGAGACAAGAATCGCCAAGTTCATGAGCACCCCAGATTCAATCCTATACTCTTATGGCATCTCAGCCATTTTCAGTGTTATACCGGCATTTTGCAAGAAGGGAGACATCATTGTTGC AGATGAAGGTGTTCACTGGGGTGTGCAAAATGGTCTTCATCTCTCCAGAAGTAGTGTTGTTTACTTCAAGCACAATGATATGGCATCACTTGAGAGCACTCTGGAGAAATTGACTAACAAGCAAGCAGAAAAGGTCAGACGCTATATTGTTGTGGAAGCATTGTACCAG AATTCTGGTCAAATTGCTCCATTGAATAGTATCGTGCGGCTAAAGGAGAAGTACCATTTTCGGGTAATATTGGAAGAAAGCCATTCCTTTGGTGTACTTGGAAACACTGGCCGAGGTCTTACTGAGCATTATGGAATTCCA ATTGAGAAGATCGATATAATAACTGCTGGTATGGGAAATGCATTGGCAACTGATGGGGGCTTTTGCACTGGAAGTGCCAGAGTAGTTGATCACCAA CGATTGAATGGCTCTGGGTATGTGTTCAGTGCATCTTTACCGCCATATCTTGCAAATGCTGCCATTGCTGCAGTGAATTACTTGGAGGATAATCCATCAGTCCTCACGGTGTTGAGACGCAACATTTCTCTAGTATGGGAAG TGAATTGTATATGTTTACTGGACATCACTTGTGTTCATGTGTTCATCATATTCAGAGGTTCCCTTTTCTGA
- the LOC122024953 gene encoding uncharacterized protein LOC122024953 isoform X2, whose product MRLRTGIHWRWFCGGTGCLKSCSNDPQDENDVGCYKGRFCRKRMVILVDTILPKIESNKFPEIADPTCADNMCSNSRIEPKLEERSLKVIVLKATGQAIKKVVAAIGIIKEKKKGKEGK is encoded by the exons ATGCGTTTACGCACCGGGATTCACTGGAGATGGTTTTGTGGGGGCACTGGATGTCTTAAAT CTTGTAGCAATGATCCTCAAGATGAGAATGACGTAGGGTGCTATAAGGGGAGGTTTTGCAGAAAAAGAATGGTTATTCTTGTTG ATACAATCTTGCCTAAGATTGAAAGTAACAAGTTTCCTGAGATTGCGGATCCAACATGTGCAGACAACATGTGCAGCAATAGCAGAATAGAGCCTAAACTAGAG GAAAGAAGTTTGAAGGTGATTGTGTTGAAGGCAACCGGACAAGCAATCAAAAAAGTTGTAGCTGCTATTGGAATTATCAAG gaaaagaagaaaggaaaagaaggcaAATGA
- the LOC122025314 gene encoding long chain base biosynthesis protein 1b-like isoform X1 — MASAVVNIATAALDWVAVAFDAPFAGAVVFGVHINGHLVAEVLLIAVILFQLTRKSYKPPKKPLTEKEIDDLCEEWVPEPLHPPITKEMKVEPPTIESAAGPHTIIEGKEVVNFASANYLGLIGNENIIDSCVASLEKYGVGSCSSRVFYGTTNDHIDCETRIAKFMSTPDSILYSYGISAIFSVIPAFCKKGDIIVADEGVHWGVQNGLHLSRSSVVYFKHNDMASLESTLEKLTNKQAEKVRRYIVVEALYQNSGQIAPLNSIVRLKEKYHFRVILEESHSFGVLGNTGRGLTEHYGIPIEKIDIITAGMGNALATDGGFCTGSARVVDHQRLNGSGYVFSASLPPYLANAAIAAVNYLEDNPSVLTVLRRNISLVWEGLSDVPGLIIASDPLSPIVILKLKNSTGSLKSDLELLNKIVERVLVEDSILIVSTKRSVLDKCRLPVGIRLFVSAGHNESDIKKVSESLRRVACENWPDIV, encoded by the exons ATGGCTTCGGCTGTTGTGAATATTGCCACTGCAGCTCTTGATTGGGTAGCTGTGGCTTTCGATGCTCCGTTTGCTGGGGCAGTGGTCTTTGGGGTTCATAtaaatg GACATCTTGTTGCTGAAGTGCTCCTCATCGCTGTCATACTGTTCCAACTCACAAGAAAGAGTTATAAGCCTCCGAAGAAACCACTTACTGAAAAG GAAATAGACGATCTTTGTGAAGAATGGGTCCCCGAACCTCTTCATCCACCTATCACCAAGGAAATGAAAGTTGAGCCTCCGACTATAGAAAG CGCTGCAGGACCACATACAATAATTGAAGGAAAGGAAGTTGTGAACTTTGCCTCGGCTAATTATCTAGGATTAATAGGCAATGAAAACATTATT GATTCATGTGTTGCTTCCTTAGAGAAATATGGTGTCGGTTCTTGTAGTTCTCGTGTCTTCTACGGAACAACTA ATGACCACATTGATTGTGAGACAAGAATCGCCAAGTTCATGAGCACCCCAGATTCAATCCTATACTCTTATGGCATCTCAGCCATTTTCAGTGTTATACCGGCATTTTGCAAGAAGGGAGACATCATTGTTGC AGATGAAGGTGTTCACTGGGGTGTGCAAAATGGTCTTCATCTCTCCAGAAGTAGTGTTGTTTACTTCAAGCACAATGATATGGCATCACTTGAGAGCACTCTGGAGAAATTGACTAACAAGCAAGCAGAAAAGGTCAGACGCTATATTGTTGTGGAAGCATTGTACCAG AATTCTGGTCAAATTGCTCCATTGAATAGTATCGTGCGGCTAAAGGAGAAGTACCATTTTCGGGTAATATTGGAAGAAAGCCATTCCTTTGGTGTACTTGGAAACACTGGCCGAGGTCTTACTGAGCATTATGGAATTCCA ATTGAGAAGATCGATATAATAACTGCTGGTATGGGAAATGCATTGGCAACTGATGGGGGCTTTTGCACTGGAAGTGCCAGAGTAGTTGATCACCAA CGATTGAATGGCTCTGGGTATGTGTTCAGTGCATCTTTACCGCCATATCTTGCAAATGCTGCCATTGCTGCAGTGAATTACTTGGAGGATAATCCATCAGTCCTCACGGTGTTGAGACGCAACATTTCTCTAGTATGGGAAG GCTTGTCAGATGTACCAGGATTGATAATTGCAAGTGATCCACTGTCTCCTATTGTCATCCTAAAACTGAAAAATTCAACAGGATCCTTAAAAAGTGACTTGGAACTCCTTAATAAGATCGTCGAAAGG GTACTGGTGGAGGATTCTATTCTCATTGTGAGCACGAAAAGGTCGGTTCTTGATAAATGCCGCCTTCCTGTGGGCATACGTTTGTTCGTCTCTGCAGGCCACAATGAATCTGACATCAAGAAAGTTTCCGAGTCTTTGAGAAGAGTAGCATGTGAAAATTGGCCAGATATAGTTTGA